The Priestia aryabhattai genome contains a region encoding:
- a CDS encoding tRNA dihydrouridine synthase translates to MKDNFWHELPRPFFILAPMEAVTDVVFRHVVTEAARPDVFFTEFTNTESYCHPKGKDSVKGRLTFTDDEQPIVAHIWGDKPEYFRQMSIGMAEMGFRGIDINMGCPVQNVAGNGKGSGLIRRPDTAAEIIQAAKAGGLPVSVKTRLGYTQVDEWYDWLKHILEQDIVNLSIHLRTKKEMSDVDAHWELIPEIKKLRDEVAPHTLLTINGDIPDRQKGLELAEKYGVDGIMIGRGIFHNPFAFEKEKKEHTSEELLELLRLQLDLHDKYSEELEPRPFKPLRRFFKIYVRGFRGASELRNLLMSTETTDEVRALLDEFKDRAGVKEDEGFSVS, encoded by the coding sequence ATGAAAGATAATTTTTGGCATGAGTTGCCGCGTCCGTTTTTTATTTTGGCACCGATGGAAGCTGTGACGGATGTCGTTTTTCGCCATGTTGTGACTGAAGCAGCACGACCTGACGTATTTTTTACAGAGTTTACGAATACGGAAAGCTACTGCCATCCGAAAGGAAAAGATAGCGTAAAAGGACGTTTGACGTTTACAGATGATGAACAGCCAATCGTTGCGCATATTTGGGGAGATAAACCTGAATACTTCCGTCAAATGAGTATTGGCATGGCCGAAATGGGCTTTCGTGGCATTGATATTAATATGGGCTGTCCTGTACAGAATGTTGCAGGAAACGGAAAAGGTTCTGGTCTGATCCGTCGCCCAGATACTGCGGCAGAGATCATCCAGGCAGCCAAAGCTGGAGGACTTCCAGTAAGCGTAAAGACTCGTCTTGGCTATACGCAAGTTGACGAATGGTACGACTGGTTGAAGCACATTCTAGAACAGGATATCGTGAACCTTTCTATTCACCTTCGTACGAAAAAAGAAATGAGCGACGTGGACGCACACTGGGAGCTAATTCCAGAGATCAAGAAGCTTCGTGACGAAGTAGCACCTCATACGCTTCTGACAATTAACGGTGATATTCCTGACCGCCAGAAAGGTCTTGAGCTTGCTGAGAAGTACGGCGTTGATGGAATCATGATTGGACGCGGAATTTTCCATAATCCGTTCGCTTTTGAAAAAGAAAAGAAAGAGCACACAAGCGAAGAGCTATTAGAACTTCTTCGCCTGCAGCTAGACCTTCATGACAAGTATTCTGAAGAGCTAGAGCCGCGCCCTTTCAAACCGCTTCGACGCTTTTTCAAAATTTACGTTCGCGGATTCCGCGGCGCAAGTGAATTAAGAAATCTACTCATGAGTACAGAAACAACTGACGAAGTGCGTGCGTTACTTGATGAGTTTAAAGACAGAGCTGGAGTGAAAGAAGACGAAGGATTTTCTGTTTCTTAA
- a CDS encoding PepSY domain-containing protein: MIGKVLAGKAVVAKAVGGATIGTAIALGSMTSAFASDGQHITSTKASAHTEAATYTQAQAKTIALKNCGGTVQSVSFENNAYTFLIHGQDNQDHHVKVNAHSGKVVKVEKLSFSRSEAQAVALKNCGGTVKSVGFNDGVYTFLIHGKDSREHHVKVNAQSGKVIQIQSAAFTKTQIQTIALKNCSGTIQSSSYANDVYTFLIHGKDNKDHHVKINAETGKVIKVEAVKFTQEQAKQAALQQHKGTVQSVSFSEQAYTFVIKGTDNVKHTVKISPQTGKVC, encoded by the coding sequence ATGATTGGAAAAGTATTAGCAGGAAAAGCAGTAGTAGCAAAAGCCGTGGGAGGTGCCACAATTGGAACAGCTATCGCTCTTGGTTCAATGACAAGCGCATTTGCTTCAGACGGCCAGCACATTACTTCAACAAAAGCGTCGGCTCATACCGAAGCGGCAACATATACGCAAGCTCAAGCAAAAACAATTGCCTTAAAGAACTGCGGAGGAACGGTTCAATCGGTTTCTTTTGAAAATAATGCCTATACGTTTTTAATTCACGGACAAGATAATCAAGATCATCACGTAAAAGTAAATGCACACAGCGGAAAAGTGGTAAAGGTTGAAAAACTATCTTTTTCTCGAAGTGAGGCACAAGCAGTAGCGTTGAAAAACTGTGGAGGCACAGTTAAGTCAGTAGGCTTCAATGATGGAGTATATACGTTCTTAATTCATGGAAAAGATAGCCGCGAACATCACGTGAAAGTGAACGCACAAAGTGGAAAAGTAATTCAAATTCAAAGCGCTGCATTTACAAAAACACAGATTCAAACGATCGCATTAAAAAATTGCAGCGGAACGATTCAGTCTAGTTCATATGCAAATGATGTATACACATTTTTAATTCACGGAAAAGATAACAAGGATCACCATGTGAAAATAAATGCTGAAACAGGAAAAGTAATCAAAGTCGAAGCGGTAAAGTTTACGCAAGAACAAGCTAAACAAGCTGCTCTTCAACAGCACAAAGGAACGGTTCAATCTGTTTCATTCAGTGAACAAGCATACACGTTTGTTATCAAAGGAACAGACAATGTAAAGCATACTGTAAAAATCAGCCCTCAAACAGGAAAAGTATGCTGA
- a CDS encoding sensor histidine kinase, protein MKHKGFFPLNSLRLQLLFRSLLVILSLLILIGVFQYVFMKQFIYTNKIRSIEDQIHLIPDDVWKHDIETSQNVKQSSRPMVYFPGVNITFINQKITFLRLAKDPHHSYFPKLSASTYKQVIKNIKQPDNTMSIIKKIDGHQEQVIVLKPIVFDGEIQGVIQIDTPTESLRDLLIRQMIIFLMLSLTAMTIAFFVFSSVLKQTLIPLFTITKKVEHINAGSLHDRLPVNQGQIEMDSLSLSINEMLERLEEAFKAETEAKEQMRRFVADASHELRTPLTSIHGFLEVLLRGASSNPGQLNNALKSMYGESKRLRKLIQDLLLLAQLDQLPSFQKESCFLDELILDMKPQLMLLAGNRKVLFDFPSRLSSDINKDQFKQVILNLFSNAVQHTNRHTGVIQVIGKTNEKELSLTIQDNGHGIPQEHLPHLFERFYKADASRSRAYGGAGLGLAISASIIELHGGKIRVESKLNVGTSFEIVLPLT, encoded by the coding sequence ATGAAGCACAAAGGGTTCTTTCCGCTGAACTCTCTTCGCCTTCAGCTCTTATTCAGAAGTTTGCTTGTTATTTTGAGTTTACTGATACTGATAGGCGTGTTTCAATACGTGTTCATGAAGCAATTTATCTACACAAATAAAATTAGAAGCATCGAGGATCAAATTCATTTGATTCCTGATGATGTGTGGAAGCATGATATTGAAACAAGCCAGAATGTAAAACAATCATCAAGACCCATGGTTTATTTCCCGGGTGTTAATATCACCTTTATTAATCAAAAGATTACCTTTTTAAGGTTGGCTAAGGATCCACATCATTCTTACTTTCCTAAGCTTTCTGCATCTACATATAAACAAGTAATAAAAAATATCAAACAGCCGGACAACACGATGAGCATCATAAAAAAAATCGATGGTCATCAAGAGCAAGTCATTGTTTTAAAACCCATTGTCTTTGATGGAGAAATACAGGGAGTTATTCAAATCGATACTCCAACAGAATCACTAAGAGACCTGTTAATCAGACAAATGATAATCTTTTTAATGCTTTCACTTACTGCAATGACCATTGCTTTTTTTGTTTTTTCTTCTGTTTTAAAGCAGACGTTAATCCCTTTGTTTACTATTACTAAAAAAGTAGAGCATATTAATGCCGGAAGCTTACATGACCGCTTGCCTGTTAATCAAGGACAAATCGAAATGGACAGCCTTTCTCTTTCTATTAATGAAATGCTTGAGCGTCTTGAAGAAGCATTTAAAGCAGAAACAGAAGCCAAAGAACAAATGCGACGTTTTGTTGCGGATGCTTCGCATGAACTGCGAACGCCGCTTACATCTATTCATGGCTTTTTAGAAGTTTTATTAAGAGGGGCTAGCAGTAATCCCGGGCAGTTAAACAACGCATTAAAAAGCATGTATGGGGAGTCCAAAAGACTGCGCAAACTTATTCAGGATCTTCTGCTTCTTGCTCAGCTTGATCAACTTCCGTCGTTTCAAAAAGAAAGCTGTTTTCTAGATGAATTAATTTTAGATATGAAACCTCAATTAATGCTATTGGCTGGGAACAGAAAAGTTTTATTCGACTTCCCAAGCCGCTTATCGTCAGACATTAACAAAGATCAATTTAAACAAGTTATTTTAAACTTATTTTCTAATGCAGTACAGCATACAAACCGACATACTGGAGTTATTCAAGTGATAGGAAAAACAAATGAGAAAGAACTTTCATTAACAATACAAGATAACGGTCACGGCATTCCTCAAGAGCACCTTCCTCATTTATTTGAACGATTTTACAAAGCTGATGCTTCACGCTCTCGAGCATATGGAGGAGCGGGCTTAGGCTTGGCCATTAGCGCATCTATTATAGAGTTGCATGGGGGAAAAATACGTGTAGAAAGCAAATTGAATGTAGGGACCTCTTTTGAAATCGTATTGCCATTAACTTAA